Part of the Nocardia farcinica genome, CGCGACTACGACCGGATCCGCAAGACCATCCTGGCGAACAATCCCCGCCCCGCCCCGGAGACCCGCGACGAATTCGTCCGGGCGATGGCCGACTACGCGAAACTGGGCATCGACCAGGTGATCGTCACGCCGACGACCGGCTCCCCCGCGGCCTGGATCGAGGGCATGGCGCCGGCCGTGCCGCAGTTGGCCGACCTGGGCTAGTCCGCGCCTGCCTGGTCCACGGTGACCGGCAGCGGTTCGCGGGCCTCGTAGATCCGCTTGTGCCCGGAGATCGCCGCCAGCCGGAAGTGGCGACGGGTCTGGGCGGGGAGGGCGTGATACCGGCCGTCGGTCGGCGTGCCCGCTTCGTGCAGCGCCCGGTACTCGTCGTACCCGAGCGGCTCGCGGGTGGCGATCGCCGCGCGGGTCGCCTCGGTGCGCAGATGCCGCCGATAGCCGGGGACGACGACGCCGCCGAAGAACTCGGCGACGCTCCCGGACCCGTAGCTCACGAAGGCCAGCGGACGGCCGGACAGGTCGTCGGCGTGGTCGAGCAGCGACATCAGCCCGAGGTAGAGGGAGGCGGTGTAGCTGTTGCCGACGGTGCGGTTGTAGTGGGTGGTGTGCGCGACGGCGGACTCGATCGCGTCGGGGTCCGCGCGGTGGCCCTGGCTTTCGAGCAGGTGTCGGTGGGCTTTGTAGGCCATCCTGGTGAACGGCTGGTGGTAGCAGAAGGCCGCGAACTCGCCGAGGTCGCGCCCGCCCCGGCGCCGGTAGTCGCTCCACGCCTCCTGCGCGGCCTTCTGATAGGCGTTGACCGAGGTCTTGCCGTCCACCAGCGCGGCACTGCGGTAGTTGGGCCGCCAGAAGTCCATGATGTCGGCACTATAGAGCCCCGAGGGCATTTCGAACGCCACGATGCCCGGATCCGCGGTGACCAGCATCGCGACCGCGGCGGCGCCCTGGGTCGGCTCGCCGGGGCTGTCCAGGTCGTACTTCGCGACGTCGGCGGCGATGACGAGCACCCGTTGCGCCGGGTCGCGCGCGATCAGGCCGGCGGCGAACTGAAGCCCGGCGGTGCCGCCGTAGCAGGCCTGTTTGAGTTCCACCACCCGCGCGGAATTGGGCAGCCCGATCAGCGGATGCAGGTACAGGCCGGCCGATTTCGACTGGTCCACCCCGCTTTCGGTGGCCAACAGCACGGTCCGGATGTCCTCGGCGCCGTGCCGCTCGAGCACCGGCGCGGCCGCGGCCGCGGCGAGGGTGACGACGTCCTCGTCGGCGGCGGCGACGCTCATCGTCTCCTGGCCGATGCCCAGGCGGAACTTGTCGACGTCGACGCCGAGGCGGTCGGCGAGCAGGACGTGATCCAGGGCGTAATGGGTGGTGGCGAAGCTGAGGTCGTGGATTCCGACCGCGGTGGTGGTCATGGCTGTACTCCAGTGCTCGTGGTCGACCGTTCGAATCGGGTGTGGGAGCGCATCAGTTCGCCGCGGTTGGTCTGCGCGGCCAGCAACGACAATTCCCCGCACAGCACGGCCGCCGCGGCGATCACGGCCAGGCGCCGGGCGTTCTCGCCGTCGGAGCGTTCGTCCCGGCAGCCGAGCCGGGTCAGGACCTCCTCGACGAAACCGTGGTGCT contains:
- a CDS encoding hydroxymethylglutaryl-CoA synthase; its protein translation is MTTTAVGIHDLSFATTHYALDHVLLADRLGVDVDKFRLGIGQETMSVAAADEDVVTLAAAAAAPVLERHGAEDIRTVLLATESGVDQSKSAGLYLHPLIGLPNSARVVELKQACYGGTAGLQFAAGLIARDPAQRVLVIAADVAKYDLDSPGEPTQGAAAVAMLVTADPGIVAFEMPSGLYSADIMDFWRPNYRSAALVDGKTSVNAYQKAAQEAWSDYRRRGGRDLGEFAAFCYHQPFTRMAYKAHRHLLESQGHRADPDAIESAVAHTTHYNRTVGNSYTASLYLGLMSLLDHADDLSGRPLAFVSYGSGSVAEFFGGVVVPGYRRHLRTEATRAAIATREPLGYDEYRALHEAGTPTDGRYHALPAQTRRHFRLAAISGHKRIYEAREPLPVTVDQAGAD